One segment of Pandoraea pnomenusa DNA contains the following:
- a CDS encoding glutathione peroxidase: MTTNLETIPVNRNDGSAATLGDYAGKVRLIVNVASKCGLTPQYEGLERLYEDKRNAGLEVLAFPANNFKGQEPGTDAEILDFCTTQYNVTFPLFAKISVLGEDRHPLYTALVQAKPDATGEGPFRERLRGFGVERENLADVLWNFEKFLIGRNGQVVARFSPDVKADDPRLVAAIDAELAK; this comes from the coding sequence ATGACCACGAACCTCGAAACCATTCCCGTCAATCGGAACGACGGCAGCGCCGCGACCCTGGGCGACTACGCCGGCAAAGTCCGTCTCATCGTCAACGTCGCGTCGAAGTGCGGTCTCACGCCGCAATACGAAGGCCTGGAGCGCCTCTACGAAGACAAGCGCAACGCCGGCCTGGAAGTCCTGGCCTTCCCGGCGAACAATTTCAAGGGTCAGGAGCCCGGTACCGACGCCGAGATCCTCGACTTCTGCACCACGCAGTACAACGTGACCTTCCCGCTGTTCGCCAAGATTTCCGTGCTCGGCGAAGACCGCCACCCGCTGTACACGGCACTGGTACAGGCCAAGCCGGATGCCACCGGCGAAGGGCCTTTCCGTGAGCGTCTCAGGGGTTTCGGCGTCGAGCGCGAGAACCTCGCCGACGTCCTGTGGAACTTCGAGAAATTTCTGATTGGCCGGAATGGTCAGGTCGTGGCGCGCTTCTCGCCGGACGTGAAGGCCGACGATCCACGCCTGGTGGCCGCCATCGACGCCGAACTGGCCAAGTAA
- a CDS encoding VOC family protein: protein MTILGIEQITYGVTDLDTCRRFLADWGLTEVSADANGARFETLNGARVLAVRHDDSALPPAMEEGPTLREVTWGVTTAQEVAAIADRLADQPGYYFRDGATGCIDPNGLALRVEVTAKRAIDVKGAPTNPWGIPAQRVNTPSPVYERAQPIEVGHVVFFTNALAATQKFYEDKLGFELSDRYPDRGAFMRCAPHGGHHDLFLLALPNGKRGLNHVAFTVRDIHEVFGGGMHIDRCGWETQLGPGRHPISSAYFWYFKNPCGALIEYYADEDILTPEWQPRDFEPGPTVFAEWAVDGGIDGNTRRQKKGGEAPGGKFMTDTAKR from the coding sequence ATGACGATTCTGGGCATCGAACAAATCACCTACGGGGTCACCGACCTCGACACCTGCCGCCGCTTCCTGGCCGACTGGGGCCTCACGGAAGTGTCCGCCGACGCCAATGGCGCACGCTTCGAGACGCTCAACGGTGCTCGCGTGCTGGCGGTGCGCCACGACGATTCAGCACTGCCGCCCGCCATGGAGGAGGGACCGACCTTGCGCGAGGTCACGTGGGGCGTGACGACGGCCCAGGAGGTCGCGGCCATCGCGGATCGTCTCGCGGACCAGCCGGGCTACTACTTCAGGGACGGCGCGACCGGTTGCATCGACCCGAACGGGCTGGCCCTGCGTGTGGAAGTCACCGCCAAGCGCGCCATCGACGTGAAGGGCGCACCGACCAACCCGTGGGGCATTCCGGCGCAACGCGTGAATACGCCGAGTCCGGTGTACGAGCGGGCGCAGCCGATCGAGGTCGGCCACGTGGTGTTTTTCACCAACGCACTGGCGGCCACGCAGAAGTTCTACGAAGACAAGCTCGGCTTCGAGTTGTCGGATCGCTACCCGGATCGCGGCGCGTTCATGCGCTGCGCGCCGCACGGCGGTCACCATGACCTGTTCCTGCTGGCGCTGCCCAACGGCAAGCGAGGCCTCAATCACGTGGCGTTCACCGTGCGGGACATCCACGAAGTGTTTGGGGGAGGCATGCACATCGATCGGTGCGGTTGGGAAACGCAGCTCGGGCCGGGCCGTCACCCGATTTCGTCGGCGTACTTCTGGTACTTCAAGAATCCGTGCGGCGCGCTCATCGAGTATTACGCCGACGAGGACATCCTCACGCCGGAATGGCAGCCGCGCGATTTCGAGCCGGGGCCCACGGTGTTCGCCGAGTGGGCGGTGGACGGCGGGATCGATGGGAACACGCGCCGTCAGAAGAAGGGCGGCGAAGCGCCGGGCGGCAAGTTCATGACCGACACGGCCAAGCGCTGA